DNA sequence from the Shewanella piezotolerans WP3 genome:
GGACTAAAGAGTTAGCCGATCTCATTGCACGTATTACCAAGAATAAAGAGCGTAATAAACACCCTGCAACCCGCGTGTTCCAAGCTATTCGTATTTATATCAATAGTGAACTTGAGCAGATTGACCAAGCATTGGAGGGGGCGTTAACTGTGCTGGCGCCAGAAGGGCGTTTATCTGTCATTAGCTTCCACTCGTTGGAAGATCGCATGGTTAAGCGCTTTATTCGCCGTCATAGCCAAGGGGAAAGTGTGCCGCATGGTTTGCCTATCACTGAAGCCGAGATCAATAAGTCACGTAAGTTGAAAGGCATAGGCAAAGCAATCAAGCCGTCGGCAGAAGAGATTGAGCGTAACGCTAGAGCGAGAAGTTCAGTATTGCGTATTGGTGAACGTTTACCTTATGACCTTGAGTCAGTGTAGAGGTTTTGGTGAGTAAATCGCAGCTAAACCTAACTCGTATTGTGTTGCTGGATTTATGGCATCACAAATGGGTCATGGTGGTTGCGCTACTCGTCATGCTCAATGCAATAGCGGTGGTATACACCAGTTATGAAGGGCGAAAATACACCAGCCAGTGGGAGCAGTTGCTACAAGAGCGGGATCGATTAGATATTGAATGGCGAAATTTGCTACTTGAAGAGCAGTCTCGCTCAGAACATAGCAGGGTAACCCGGATGGCGACTAAAGAGCTCGATATGAGGCGTCCTTTACCCAAAGAAGAGGTGGTAGTTAGAGTCCCATGAGTAAACAGGCAAAGCGCAAACAGAAACCACAGCTGATTCAATGGCGTTTATACGTTGTTGTGGCGTTTGTCTGCATGCTATTTACCAGTCTTATCGGTCGAGCGGCATATATTCAAATTATTGAACCAGAAAAGCTGCGCCACGAAAGCGACATGCGTACTCTAAGGACCACCAGTCGTGAAGTGCAGCGAGGCCTTATCACCGATCGTAATGGCGAAATGTTGGCCGTC
Encoded proteins:
- the ftsL gene encoding cell division protein FtsL, whose protein sequence is MSKSQLNLTRIVLLDLWHHKWVMVVALLVMLNAIAVVYTSYEGRKYTSQWEQLLQERDRLDIEWRNLLLEEQSRSEHSRVTRMATKELDMRRPLPKEEVVVRVP